In a genomic window of Erigeron canadensis isolate Cc75 chromosome 5, C_canadensis_v1, whole genome shotgun sequence:
- the LOC122601247 gene encoding zinc finger BED domain-containing protein RICESLEEPER 2-like, producing MTRNTLKADLIEMFKTEKEKLKSMLLESPGMLCLTSDLWSSINTDGFLAITVYFIDKEWVLQKRVLAFSHMLPPHSGVALNAKVFSILEEWGLEKKIFCITLDNALSNDRFVQLLRDQLDTKSPLVSKGRFFHMRCCAHIVNLIVQDGLKEIDQAVVKVRESIKYVKGSKSQVRKQKFLDCIKLLSLSSTRGLRQDCPTRWNSTFLMLDSAIYYRKAFAHLEISDSNYTSCPSATEWDTIEKICVFLAVFYDVNSIFSGTKYPTANLYYPHIFMVYFTLHDSMSSKDEYMRRMGASMMDKFKKYWSDFSLTLAIAVVFDPRYKLHFIEWSYNKIYGADNCQYSDVELLLSTTFDEYVLYFGNASSTTSNHASTSSSKAGEETSNDTRRLFGVRAKLLVSCDLLCQP from the exons ATGACTAGAAATACTTTAAAAGCCGATTTAATTGAGATGTTTAAGACAGAAAAggaaaaacttaaaagtatGCTTTTGGAATCACCGGGAATGTTATGTTTAACTTCAGATTTGTGGTCTTCAATTAATACGGATGGTTTTTTGGCAATTACAGtgtattttattgataaagaaTGGGTTTTGCAAAAAAGAGTTTTAGCCTTTTCTCATATGCTACCACCTCATTCTGGTGTTGCTCTAAATGCAAAAGTGTTTTCAATTCTAGAAGAATGGGGATtagaaaaaaagatattttgtaTCACTTTGGATAATGCGTTATCTAATGACCGTTTCGTTCAGCTATTACGTGATCAATTAGATACAAAATCCCCACTTGTTTCTAAGGGTAGGTTTTTTCATATGAGATGTTGTGCACATATTGTAAACTTGATTGTGCAAGACGGGCTGAAGGAAATTGATCAGGCTGTTGTTAAGGTTAGAGAGAGTATCAAGTATGTTAAAGGATCAAAATCACAAGTAAGAAAGCAAAAGTTTTTAGATTGCATTAAGTTACTTTCTTTGAGTTCTACAAGGGGGTTAAGGCAAGATTGTCCTACTAGGTGGAATTCTACATTCCTAATGCTTGATAGTGCCATTTATTACCGAAAGGCATTTGCCCATTTGGAAATAAGTGATTCTAATTATACAAGTTGTCCAAGTGCTACTGAGTGGGATACCATTGAAAAGATTTGTGTTTTCCTTGCAGTTTTTTATGATGTGAATAGTATTTTCTCGGGTACCAAATATCCTACTGCAAACTTGTATTATcctcacatttttatggtttatttTACTTTGCATGATAGTATGAGTTCAAAGGATGAGTATATGAGACGTATGGGAGCGTCTATGATGGATAAATTTAAGAAGTATTGGTCTGATTTTAGTCTCACTTTAGCCATAGCCGTGGTATTTGATCCAAGATATAAGTTGCATTTTATTGAATGGAGTTATAATAAGATTTATGGAGCGGACAACTGTCAATATAGTGATGTGGAATTGTTATTGAGTACCACTTTTGATGAATATGTGTTATATTTCGGTAATGCTTCCTCGACAACATCAAATCATGCAAGTACTTCAAGTAGCAAGGCTGGTGAAGAAACAAGCAATGATACAAGACGTCTCTTTGGAGTTAGAGCAAAACTTTTG gtgtCGTGTGACCTGTTATGCCAGCCTTAG
- the LOC122601248 gene encoding uncharacterized protein LOC122601248: protein MMQKYMDMNDKRHDSLASYTKSLNEKISNLNQKVDEGARNQQAAIKEMERRIDRWIEQNTRKDSSPMPRPILQGSSSSNPNPSQKYQPPIGRNENVNAVFTEGNDSTVISNDSCESSNQVQGIRRQNGSETDKKAILESVQNHLAPLESPTSAAGSPSDGDLGTQLASKCKMEDGDNLGRSEKVQNPDTQNDEKRTPQANEDAGSFLIPCTINDEYFSSALADLGSSSLKPANMSIRLADQTYRQPKGIVEQVHVRVKDLEFWTEFVVLDSIDGIDTPIILGRPFLHIADVTVHVLKREITLSDGKNVVKVSDLDSKLNIIKAECLSMEVANDDQDGGKQTRKGKREG from the exons ATGATGCAGAAGTATATGGACATGAACGACAAGAGGCATGACTCTTTGGCAAGCTACACGAAGTCGCTCAATGAGAAAATAAGCAATCTCAATCAAAAGGTTGACGAAGGAGCAAGGAATCAACAAGCCGCAATAAAAGAAATGGAGCGAAGGATAGATAGATGGATTGAGCAGAATACAAGGAAGGATAGTAGTCCCATGCCAAGGCCGATCTTGCAAGGAAGTTCTAGCTCAAACCCTAATCCAAGTCAAAAGTACCAACCCCCGATCGGACGAAATGAGAATGTGAACGCCGTGTTCACCGAAGGTAATGACTCCACTGTGATTTCTAATGATTCTTGTGAAAGTTCCAATCAGGTACAGGGCATACGGAGGCAAAATGGAAGCGAAACGGACAAAAAGGCAATTCTGGAATCTGTCCAGAACCACCTAGCGCCGCTGGAATcacccaccagcgccgctggtagcCCTTCAG ACGGAGACTTAGGTACCCAGCTCGCATCCAAATGCAAAATGGAGGATGGAGACAATTTGGGCAGAAGTGAAAAAGTTCAGAATCCCGACACGCAGAATGATGAAAAGCGGACACCGCAAGCAAACGAGGATGCGGGAAGTTTTCTTATCCCTTGCACTATTAATGATGAATATTTTTCGAGTGCATTAGCTGATTTAGggtcaa GTTCGCTAAAACCCGCCAATATGAGTATTCGGTTAGCCGATCAGACTTACCGACAACCCAAGGGGATTGTCGAACAAGTCCATGTCAGGGTTAAAGACTTAGAATTCTGGACCGAGTTTGTTGTACTTGATTCAATTGATGGAATAGATACACCTATAATCCTAGGTCGACCATTTTTGCATATTGCCGATGTAACCGTCCATGTACTCAAAAGAGAAATAACACTGTCTGACGGGAAAAATGTGGTCAAAGTATCTGACTTAGATAGCAAATTGAATATAATTAAAGCAGAATGCCTGAGTATGGAAGTAGCGAATGATGATCAAGATGGTGGCAAACAAACTAGGAAAGGAAAACGTGAGGGCTGA